A genomic window from Buteo buteo chromosome 13, bButBut1.hap1.1, whole genome shotgun sequence includes:
- the CEP95 gene encoding centrosomal protein of 95 kDa isoform X3 codes for MGSAEERDWVDVANDLLRSCHINQHIKHLSECGADVFVCLYESILGEKVPDFIATPRSQEDDAHNVQAVIDSLALDYLQVSLSHITGENIVKGERQSIRNLLEIFDGLLEYLTEEASESSQNGDEANVLSNNEIQITSQEQLESNAGQLTQPSISSSVEGSQSEFFVPSGDIDGSESTSELIRLGDTAHSFSKREEEYQLPELLPAEKDKGVEESKNSEATLLREFSETERAIVKEKKDGSMESVHTTEPQKESLSASARKLGEPIQQAIPLLPPFQPLEARPHYPGWRDYHSSDSQSAALANSQGMKIPTLEKSLTQKTEDVSDSLPLSRKIPVGDKVVSNDAEDNVAKVPWVYGTSTSASSLHQKLSLHAEQVTRTPRPESRYLPRKKSRYENSTSDSLEESLSPRTTKEKLSEQELHKVSEKLSHRLNELDSMLKRALGGHTGEEELTDEDNLSQHSDSVMDYHRRKAERDIPHLRYPSRPRSLSPPSPSSQHQLFSELEDKLCSNGTGQIRKLRSQLQKERDERTKKAKMVAKAYEDELRIYEARERLRLSKLREVIKEMEQEYKENIFKEPPKMPQPVKVYSRKTTPRNPKYSQWIPKRGTAKPKKAAPMKVRDDDLLFQLLEEFPHLHISHHTMNKMWQQQLAHTEQLKAASGRTRPKLQNEVQQALKKHELLVAIIKKDQDHNKRLQEFKQRICRQKWAQNKVREKRQQVARARKYYEDYRVQLRAKMMRARTREERIFKKLFEEGLEIQKQRLKDLRAYAQEKHAEQRRVHQNELESMENYYKDQFSMLAEALSQERQEIQTREKAQTQMLQKTKRELRSRMEKEIQQLQAAIMQSDDDTFFQELEADRLKSRLQMASFQYSKSHFF; via the exons ATGGGCAGCGCTGAGGAGAGAG ATTGGGTTGATGTTGCCAATGATCTTTTAAGGAGCTGTCACATAAACCAGCACATAAAGCATCTCTCTGAATGTGGTGCTGATGTGTTTGTTTGTCTTTATGAGTCGATCTTAGGAGAAAAAGTACCAG atttcaTAGCTACTCCTAGAAGCCAAGAGGATGATGCACATAATGTACAAGCGGTAATAGATTCCCTGGCATTGGACTATTTGCAGGTCAGCTTGTCGCACATCACTG GTGAGAACATCGTGAAAGGAGAAAGGCAATCTATCAGAAACCTCCTTGAAATATTTGATGGTTTGTTAGAGTATCTTACAGAAGAAGCCAGTGAATCTTCTCAGAATGGAG ATGAGGCAAATGTGCTATCCAATAATGAAATTCAAATTACATCTcaagagcagctggaaagcaatgCTGGTCAACTTACACAACCTTCAATATCCTCATCAGTTGAAGG GTCCCAGTCAGAATTTTTTGTTCCATCTGGTGACATAGATGGATCAGAATCTACCAGTGAATTAATTAGACTTGGAGATACTGCTCATTCATTTTCCAAGAGAGAGGAAG AATACCAGTTGCCTGAGTTGTTACCAGCAGAAAAGGACAAGGGAGTGGAAGAATCTAAAAACTCAGAGGCAACATTACTTAGAGAGTTCTCTGAAACTGAAAGGGCCattgtaaaggaaaagaaagatg GATCAATGGAGTCTGTTCATACTACTGAACCTCAAAAAGAGAGTTTGAGTGCCAGTGCTAGAAAACTTGGGGAGCCTATACAGCAAGCTATTCCTTTGCTACCACCATTTCAACCTTTGGAAGCCAGACCTCATTATCCTGGATGGAGAGATTATCACAGCTCAGACAGCCAGTCAGCAGCTTTGGCTAACAGTCAAGGAATGAAAATTCCTACT cttgAAAAGTCACTTACACAAAAAACTGAAGATGTTTCTGATAGTCTTCCTCTATCAAGGAAAATCCCTG TGGGAGACAAGGTGGTATCAAATGATGCTGAGGACAATGTGGCAAAG GTTCCTTGGGTATATGGGACTTCTACATCTGCTTCCTCTTTACATCAAAAACTCTCACTACATGCTGAACAAGTAACACGGACTCCGAGACCTGAATCTAGATATTTGcctagaaagaaaag cagATATGAAAATTCCACCTCCGATTCACTTGAAGAGTCTCTTTCCCCCAGaacaacaaaggaaaagttATCTGAGCAAGAGCTTCATAAAGTGTCAGAAAAACTCTCTCACAGGTTAAATGAACTAGATTCA ATGTTAAAGAGAGCTTTGGGTGGGCACACTGGAGAAGAAGAGTTGACAGATGAAGACAACCTGTCTCAGCACAGTGACAGTGTCATGGATTATCACCGAAGGAAAGCTGAACGAG ACATACCACATCTAAGGTACCCAAGCAGGCCACGATCCCTTTCTCCACCCTCACCCTCATCTCAGCATCAACTCTTTTCTGAGTTGGAAGATAAACTTTGCAGTAATGGAACAGGCCAAATAAGGAAATTACGCAGCCAGCTGCAAAAAGAAAGggatgaaagaacaaaaaaagcaaag atgGTTGCTAAAGCTTATGAAGATGAACTAAGAATTTATGAAGCTAGGGAAAGGCTCAGACTTTCCAAGCTCAGAGAAGTCATCAAGGAAATG GAACaagaatacaaagaaaacatctttaaagaacCTCCAAAAATGCCTCAGCCAGTGAAAGTTTATTCTAGAAAAACCACACCTCGGAATCCCAAATACAGCCAGTGGATTCCAAAACGAGGGACTGCGAAGCCAAAGAAAGCAGCTCCAA TGAAAGTAAGAGACGATGACCTCCTATTTCAGCTACTGGAAGAGTTTCCCCACCTACATATTTCCCACCATACTATGAATAAAATGTGGCAGCAACAGCTTGCACATACTGAACAACTTAAGGCAGCTTCTGGCAGAACTAGACCAAAACTCCAAAATGAA gTTCAACAAGCTCTGAAGAAGCATGAGCTTCTTGTTGCGATTATTAAAAAAGATCAAGACCATAACAAGAGACTG CAAGAATTTAAGCAACGTATCTGCCGACAGAAATGGGCTCAGAATAAAGTGAGAGAGAAACGCCAGCAAGTTGCTCGAGCCAGGAAATATTATGAAGATTACCGGGTTCAGCTGCGTGCCAAGATGATGCGGGCTAGGACACGGGAAGAAAGG atatttaaaaaattatttgaagaagGCTTAGAAATTCAGAAGCAAAGACTGAAGGACTTGAGAGCATATGCTCAAGAGAAGCATGCTGAGCAAAGGAGAGTGCATCAAAATGAGTTGGAGTCTATGGAGAACTATTACAAAGATCAG TTTTCCATGCTAGCAGAAGCTTTATCTCAAGAGCGCCAAGAAATCCAAACCAGAGAGAAAGCACAAACAcaa atgctacagaaaacaaaaagagaattAAGATCaaggatggaaaaggaaatacagcaaCTGCAAGCAGCAATAATGCAAAGTGATGATGACACCTTTTTTCAAGAACTAGAAGCAGACAGACTGAAATCTAGACTTCAGATGGCTTCCTTTCAGTATAGCAAAAGCCATTTCTTCTAA
- the CEP95 gene encoding centrosomal protein of 95 kDa isoform X1, which yields MGSAEERGRGGRGLLRRASGASPLPNSLPPPLGLDDWVDVANDLLRSCHINQHIKHLSECGADVFVCLYESILGEKVPDFIATPRSQEDDAHNVQAVIDSLALDYLQVSLSHITGENIVKGERQSIRNLLEIFDGLLEYLTEEASESSQNGDEANVLSNNEIQITSQEQLESNAGQLTQPSISSSVEGSQSEFFVPSGDIDGSESTSELIRLGDTAHSFSKREEEYQLPELLPAEKDKGVEESKNSEATLLREFSETERAIVKEKKDGSMESVHTTEPQKESLSASARKLGEPIQQAIPLLPPFQPLEARPHYPGWRDYHSSDSQSAALANSQGMKIPTLEKSLTQKTEDVSDSLPLSRKIPVGDKVVSNDAEDNVAKVPWVYGTSTSASSLHQKLSLHAEQVTRTPRPESRYLPRKKSRYENSTSDSLEESLSPRTTKEKLSEQELHKVSEKLSHRLNELDSMLKRALGGHTGEEELTDEDNLSQHSDSVMDYHRRKAERDIPHLRYPSRPRSLSPPSPSSQHQLFSELEDKLCSNGTGQIRKLRSQLQKERDERTKKAKMVAKAYEDELRIYEARERLRLSKLREVIKEMEQEYKENIFKEPPKMPQPVKVYSRKTTPRNPKYSQWIPKRGTAKPKKAAPMKVRDDDLLFQLLEEFPHLHISHHTMNKMWQQQLAHTEQLKAASGRTRPKLQNEVQQALKKHELLVAIIKKDQDHNKRLQEFKQRICRQKWAQNKVREKRQQVARARKYYEDYRVQLRAKMMRARTREERIFKKLFEEGLEIQKQRLKDLRAYAQEKHAEQRRVHQNELESMENYYKDQFSMLAEALSQERQEIQTREKAQTQMLQKTKRELRSRMEKEIQQLQAAIMQSDDDTFFQELEADRLKSRLQMASFQYSKSHFF from the exons ATGGGCAGCGCTGAGGAGAGAGGTAGGGGCGGCCGGGGGCTCCTGAGGAGAGCGTCGGGCGCCTCTCCCCTCCCGAATTCGCTGCCTCCGCCGCTGGGGCTAGATG ATTGGGTTGATGTTGCCAATGATCTTTTAAGGAGCTGTCACATAAACCAGCACATAAAGCATCTCTCTGAATGTGGTGCTGATGTGTTTGTTTGTCTTTATGAGTCGATCTTAGGAGAAAAAGTACCAG atttcaTAGCTACTCCTAGAAGCCAAGAGGATGATGCACATAATGTACAAGCGGTAATAGATTCCCTGGCATTGGACTATTTGCAGGTCAGCTTGTCGCACATCACTG GTGAGAACATCGTGAAAGGAGAAAGGCAATCTATCAGAAACCTCCTTGAAATATTTGATGGTTTGTTAGAGTATCTTACAGAAGAAGCCAGTGAATCTTCTCAGAATGGAG ATGAGGCAAATGTGCTATCCAATAATGAAATTCAAATTACATCTcaagagcagctggaaagcaatgCTGGTCAACTTACACAACCTTCAATATCCTCATCAGTTGAAGG GTCCCAGTCAGAATTTTTTGTTCCATCTGGTGACATAGATGGATCAGAATCTACCAGTGAATTAATTAGACTTGGAGATACTGCTCATTCATTTTCCAAGAGAGAGGAAG AATACCAGTTGCCTGAGTTGTTACCAGCAGAAAAGGACAAGGGAGTGGAAGAATCTAAAAACTCAGAGGCAACATTACTTAGAGAGTTCTCTGAAACTGAAAGGGCCattgtaaaggaaaagaaagatg GATCAATGGAGTCTGTTCATACTACTGAACCTCAAAAAGAGAGTTTGAGTGCCAGTGCTAGAAAACTTGGGGAGCCTATACAGCAAGCTATTCCTTTGCTACCACCATTTCAACCTTTGGAAGCCAGACCTCATTATCCTGGATGGAGAGATTATCACAGCTCAGACAGCCAGTCAGCAGCTTTGGCTAACAGTCAAGGAATGAAAATTCCTACT cttgAAAAGTCACTTACACAAAAAACTGAAGATGTTTCTGATAGTCTTCCTCTATCAAGGAAAATCCCTG TGGGAGACAAGGTGGTATCAAATGATGCTGAGGACAATGTGGCAAAG GTTCCTTGGGTATATGGGACTTCTACATCTGCTTCCTCTTTACATCAAAAACTCTCACTACATGCTGAACAAGTAACACGGACTCCGAGACCTGAATCTAGATATTTGcctagaaagaaaag cagATATGAAAATTCCACCTCCGATTCACTTGAAGAGTCTCTTTCCCCCAGaacaacaaaggaaaagttATCTGAGCAAGAGCTTCATAAAGTGTCAGAAAAACTCTCTCACAGGTTAAATGAACTAGATTCA ATGTTAAAGAGAGCTTTGGGTGGGCACACTGGAGAAGAAGAGTTGACAGATGAAGACAACCTGTCTCAGCACAGTGACAGTGTCATGGATTATCACCGAAGGAAAGCTGAACGAG ACATACCACATCTAAGGTACCCAAGCAGGCCACGATCCCTTTCTCCACCCTCACCCTCATCTCAGCATCAACTCTTTTCTGAGTTGGAAGATAAACTTTGCAGTAATGGAACAGGCCAAATAAGGAAATTACGCAGCCAGCTGCAAAAAGAAAGggatgaaagaacaaaaaaagcaaag atgGTTGCTAAAGCTTATGAAGATGAACTAAGAATTTATGAAGCTAGGGAAAGGCTCAGACTTTCCAAGCTCAGAGAAGTCATCAAGGAAATG GAACaagaatacaaagaaaacatctttaaagaacCTCCAAAAATGCCTCAGCCAGTGAAAGTTTATTCTAGAAAAACCACACCTCGGAATCCCAAATACAGCCAGTGGATTCCAAAACGAGGGACTGCGAAGCCAAAGAAAGCAGCTCCAA TGAAAGTAAGAGACGATGACCTCCTATTTCAGCTACTGGAAGAGTTTCCCCACCTACATATTTCCCACCATACTATGAATAAAATGTGGCAGCAACAGCTTGCACATACTGAACAACTTAAGGCAGCTTCTGGCAGAACTAGACCAAAACTCCAAAATGAA gTTCAACAAGCTCTGAAGAAGCATGAGCTTCTTGTTGCGATTATTAAAAAAGATCAAGACCATAACAAGAGACTG CAAGAATTTAAGCAACGTATCTGCCGACAGAAATGGGCTCAGAATAAAGTGAGAGAGAAACGCCAGCAAGTTGCTCGAGCCAGGAAATATTATGAAGATTACCGGGTTCAGCTGCGTGCCAAGATGATGCGGGCTAGGACACGGGAAGAAAGG atatttaaaaaattatttgaagaagGCTTAGAAATTCAGAAGCAAAGACTGAAGGACTTGAGAGCATATGCTCAAGAGAAGCATGCTGAGCAAAGGAGAGTGCATCAAAATGAGTTGGAGTCTATGGAGAACTATTACAAAGATCAG TTTTCCATGCTAGCAGAAGCTTTATCTCAAGAGCGCCAAGAAATCCAAACCAGAGAGAAAGCACAAACAcaa atgctacagaaaacaaaaagagaattAAGATCaaggatggaaaaggaaatacagcaaCTGCAAGCAGCAATAATGCAAAGTGATGATGACACCTTTTTTCAAGAACTAGAAGCAGACAGACTGAAATCTAGACTTCAGATGGCTTCCTTTCAGTATAGCAAAAGCCATTTCTTCTAA
- the CEP95 gene encoding centrosomal protein of 95 kDa isoform X4 yields the protein MGSAEERDWVDVANDLLRSCHINQHIKHLSECGADVFVCLYESILGEKVPDFIATPRSQEDDAHNVQAVIDSLALDYLQVSLSHITGENIVKGERQSIRNLLEIFDGLLEYLTEEASESSQNGDEANVLSNNEIQITSQEQLESNAGQLTQPSISSSVEGSQSEFFVPSGDIDGSESTSELIRLGDTAHSFSKREEEYQLPELLPAEKDKGVEESKNSEATLLREFSETERAIVKEKKDGSMESVHTTEPQKESLSASARKLGEPIQQAIPLLPPFQPLEARPHYPGWRDYHSSDSQSAALANSQGMKIPTLEKSLTQKTEDVSDSLPLSRKIPVGDKVVSNDAEDNVAKVPWVYGTSTSASSLHQKLSLHAEQVTRTPRPESRYLPRKKRYENSTSDSLEESLSPRTTKEKLSEQELHKVSEKLSHRLNELDSMLKRALGGHTGEEELTDEDNLSQHSDSVMDYHRRKAERDIPHLRYPSRPRSLSPPSPSSQHQLFSELEDKLCSNGTGQIRKLRSQLQKERDERTKKAKMVAKAYEDELRIYEARERLRLSKLREVIKEMEQEYKENIFKEPPKMPQPVKVYSRKTTPRNPKYSQWIPKRGTAKPKKAAPMKVRDDDLLFQLLEEFPHLHISHHTMNKMWQQQLAHTEQLKAASGRTRPKLQNEVQQALKKHELLVAIIKKDQDHNKRLQEFKQRICRQKWAQNKVREKRQQVARARKYYEDYRVQLRAKMMRARTREERIFKKLFEEGLEIQKQRLKDLRAYAQEKHAEQRRVHQNELESMENYYKDQFSMLAEALSQERQEIQTREKAQTQMLQKTKRELRSRMEKEIQQLQAAIMQSDDDTFFQELEADRLKSRLQMASFQYSKSHFF from the exons ATGGGCAGCGCTGAGGAGAGAG ATTGGGTTGATGTTGCCAATGATCTTTTAAGGAGCTGTCACATAAACCAGCACATAAAGCATCTCTCTGAATGTGGTGCTGATGTGTTTGTTTGTCTTTATGAGTCGATCTTAGGAGAAAAAGTACCAG atttcaTAGCTACTCCTAGAAGCCAAGAGGATGATGCACATAATGTACAAGCGGTAATAGATTCCCTGGCATTGGACTATTTGCAGGTCAGCTTGTCGCACATCACTG GTGAGAACATCGTGAAAGGAGAAAGGCAATCTATCAGAAACCTCCTTGAAATATTTGATGGTTTGTTAGAGTATCTTACAGAAGAAGCCAGTGAATCTTCTCAGAATGGAG ATGAGGCAAATGTGCTATCCAATAATGAAATTCAAATTACATCTcaagagcagctggaaagcaatgCTGGTCAACTTACACAACCTTCAATATCCTCATCAGTTGAAGG GTCCCAGTCAGAATTTTTTGTTCCATCTGGTGACATAGATGGATCAGAATCTACCAGTGAATTAATTAGACTTGGAGATACTGCTCATTCATTTTCCAAGAGAGAGGAAG AATACCAGTTGCCTGAGTTGTTACCAGCAGAAAAGGACAAGGGAGTGGAAGAATCTAAAAACTCAGAGGCAACATTACTTAGAGAGTTCTCTGAAACTGAAAGGGCCattgtaaaggaaaagaaagatg GATCAATGGAGTCTGTTCATACTACTGAACCTCAAAAAGAGAGTTTGAGTGCCAGTGCTAGAAAACTTGGGGAGCCTATACAGCAAGCTATTCCTTTGCTACCACCATTTCAACCTTTGGAAGCCAGACCTCATTATCCTGGATGGAGAGATTATCACAGCTCAGACAGCCAGTCAGCAGCTTTGGCTAACAGTCAAGGAATGAAAATTCCTACT cttgAAAAGTCACTTACACAAAAAACTGAAGATGTTTCTGATAGTCTTCCTCTATCAAGGAAAATCCCTG TGGGAGACAAGGTGGTATCAAATGATGCTGAGGACAATGTGGCAAAG GTTCCTTGGGTATATGGGACTTCTACATCTGCTTCCTCTTTACATCAAAAACTCTCACTACATGCTGAACAAGTAACACGGACTCCGAGACCTGAATCTAGATATTTGcctagaaagaaaag ATATGAAAATTCCACCTCCGATTCACTTGAAGAGTCTCTTTCCCCCAGaacaacaaaggaaaagttATCTGAGCAAGAGCTTCATAAAGTGTCAGAAAAACTCTCTCACAGGTTAAATGAACTAGATTCA ATGTTAAAGAGAGCTTTGGGTGGGCACACTGGAGAAGAAGAGTTGACAGATGAAGACAACCTGTCTCAGCACAGTGACAGTGTCATGGATTATCACCGAAGGAAAGCTGAACGAG ACATACCACATCTAAGGTACCCAAGCAGGCCACGATCCCTTTCTCCACCCTCACCCTCATCTCAGCATCAACTCTTTTCTGAGTTGGAAGATAAACTTTGCAGTAATGGAACAGGCCAAATAAGGAAATTACGCAGCCAGCTGCAAAAAGAAAGggatgaaagaacaaaaaaagcaaag atgGTTGCTAAAGCTTATGAAGATGAACTAAGAATTTATGAAGCTAGGGAAAGGCTCAGACTTTCCAAGCTCAGAGAAGTCATCAAGGAAATG GAACaagaatacaaagaaaacatctttaaagaacCTCCAAAAATGCCTCAGCCAGTGAAAGTTTATTCTAGAAAAACCACACCTCGGAATCCCAAATACAGCCAGTGGATTCCAAAACGAGGGACTGCGAAGCCAAAGAAAGCAGCTCCAA TGAAAGTAAGAGACGATGACCTCCTATTTCAGCTACTGGAAGAGTTTCCCCACCTACATATTTCCCACCATACTATGAATAAAATGTGGCAGCAACAGCTTGCACATACTGAACAACTTAAGGCAGCTTCTGGCAGAACTAGACCAAAACTCCAAAATGAA gTTCAACAAGCTCTGAAGAAGCATGAGCTTCTTGTTGCGATTATTAAAAAAGATCAAGACCATAACAAGAGACTG CAAGAATTTAAGCAACGTATCTGCCGACAGAAATGGGCTCAGAATAAAGTGAGAGAGAAACGCCAGCAAGTTGCTCGAGCCAGGAAATATTATGAAGATTACCGGGTTCAGCTGCGTGCCAAGATGATGCGGGCTAGGACACGGGAAGAAAGG atatttaaaaaattatttgaagaagGCTTAGAAATTCAGAAGCAAAGACTGAAGGACTTGAGAGCATATGCTCAAGAGAAGCATGCTGAGCAAAGGAGAGTGCATCAAAATGAGTTGGAGTCTATGGAGAACTATTACAAAGATCAG TTTTCCATGCTAGCAGAAGCTTTATCTCAAGAGCGCCAAGAAATCCAAACCAGAGAGAAAGCACAAACAcaa atgctacagaaaacaaaaagagaattAAGATCaaggatggaaaaggaaatacagcaaCTGCAAGCAGCAATAATGCAAAGTGATGATGACACCTTTTTTCAAGAACTAGAAGCAGACAGACTGAAATCTAGACTTCAGATGGCTTCCTTTCAGTATAGCAAAAGCCATTTCTTCTAA
- the CEP95 gene encoding centrosomal protein of 95 kDa isoform X2 has product MGSAEERGRGGRGLLRRASGASPLPNSLPPPLGLDDWVDVANDLLRSCHINQHIKHLSECGADVFVCLYESILGEKVPDFIATPRSQEDDAHNVQAVIDSLALDYLQVSLSHITGENIVKGERQSIRNLLEIFDGLLEYLTEEASESSQNGDEANVLSNNEIQITSQEQLESNAGQLTQPSISSSVEGSQSEFFVPSGDIDGSESTSELIRLGDTAHSFSKREEEYQLPELLPAEKDKGVEESKNSEATLLREFSETERAIVKEKKDGSMESVHTTEPQKESLSASARKLGEPIQQAIPLLPPFQPLEARPHYPGWRDYHSSDSQSAALANSQGMKIPTLEKSLTQKTEDVSDSLPLSRKIPVGDKVVSNDAEDNVAKVPWVYGTSTSASSLHQKLSLHAEQVTRTPRPESRYLPRKKRYENSTSDSLEESLSPRTTKEKLSEQELHKVSEKLSHRLNELDSMLKRALGGHTGEEELTDEDNLSQHSDSVMDYHRRKAERDIPHLRYPSRPRSLSPPSPSSQHQLFSELEDKLCSNGTGQIRKLRSQLQKERDERTKKAKMVAKAYEDELRIYEARERLRLSKLREVIKEMEQEYKENIFKEPPKMPQPVKVYSRKTTPRNPKYSQWIPKRGTAKPKKAAPMKVRDDDLLFQLLEEFPHLHISHHTMNKMWQQQLAHTEQLKAASGRTRPKLQNEVQQALKKHELLVAIIKKDQDHNKRLQEFKQRICRQKWAQNKVREKRQQVARARKYYEDYRVQLRAKMMRARTREERIFKKLFEEGLEIQKQRLKDLRAYAQEKHAEQRRVHQNELESMENYYKDQFSMLAEALSQERQEIQTREKAQTQMLQKTKRELRSRMEKEIQQLQAAIMQSDDDTFFQELEADRLKSRLQMASFQYSKSHFF; this is encoded by the exons ATGGGCAGCGCTGAGGAGAGAGGTAGGGGCGGCCGGGGGCTCCTGAGGAGAGCGTCGGGCGCCTCTCCCCTCCCGAATTCGCTGCCTCCGCCGCTGGGGCTAGATG ATTGGGTTGATGTTGCCAATGATCTTTTAAGGAGCTGTCACATAAACCAGCACATAAAGCATCTCTCTGAATGTGGTGCTGATGTGTTTGTTTGTCTTTATGAGTCGATCTTAGGAGAAAAAGTACCAG atttcaTAGCTACTCCTAGAAGCCAAGAGGATGATGCACATAATGTACAAGCGGTAATAGATTCCCTGGCATTGGACTATTTGCAGGTCAGCTTGTCGCACATCACTG GTGAGAACATCGTGAAAGGAGAAAGGCAATCTATCAGAAACCTCCTTGAAATATTTGATGGTTTGTTAGAGTATCTTACAGAAGAAGCCAGTGAATCTTCTCAGAATGGAG ATGAGGCAAATGTGCTATCCAATAATGAAATTCAAATTACATCTcaagagcagctggaaagcaatgCTGGTCAACTTACACAACCTTCAATATCCTCATCAGTTGAAGG GTCCCAGTCAGAATTTTTTGTTCCATCTGGTGACATAGATGGATCAGAATCTACCAGTGAATTAATTAGACTTGGAGATACTGCTCATTCATTTTCCAAGAGAGAGGAAG AATACCAGTTGCCTGAGTTGTTACCAGCAGAAAAGGACAAGGGAGTGGAAGAATCTAAAAACTCAGAGGCAACATTACTTAGAGAGTTCTCTGAAACTGAAAGGGCCattgtaaaggaaaagaaagatg GATCAATGGAGTCTGTTCATACTACTGAACCTCAAAAAGAGAGTTTGAGTGCCAGTGCTAGAAAACTTGGGGAGCCTATACAGCAAGCTATTCCTTTGCTACCACCATTTCAACCTTTGGAAGCCAGACCTCATTATCCTGGATGGAGAGATTATCACAGCTCAGACAGCCAGTCAGCAGCTTTGGCTAACAGTCAAGGAATGAAAATTCCTACT cttgAAAAGTCACTTACACAAAAAACTGAAGATGTTTCTGATAGTCTTCCTCTATCAAGGAAAATCCCTG TGGGAGACAAGGTGGTATCAAATGATGCTGAGGACAATGTGGCAAAG GTTCCTTGGGTATATGGGACTTCTACATCTGCTTCCTCTTTACATCAAAAACTCTCACTACATGCTGAACAAGTAACACGGACTCCGAGACCTGAATCTAGATATTTGcctagaaagaaaag ATATGAAAATTCCACCTCCGATTCACTTGAAGAGTCTCTTTCCCCCAGaacaacaaaggaaaagttATCTGAGCAAGAGCTTCATAAAGTGTCAGAAAAACTCTCTCACAGGTTAAATGAACTAGATTCA ATGTTAAAGAGAGCTTTGGGTGGGCACACTGGAGAAGAAGAGTTGACAGATGAAGACAACCTGTCTCAGCACAGTGACAGTGTCATGGATTATCACCGAAGGAAAGCTGAACGAG ACATACCACATCTAAGGTACCCAAGCAGGCCACGATCCCTTTCTCCACCCTCACCCTCATCTCAGCATCAACTCTTTTCTGAGTTGGAAGATAAACTTTGCAGTAATGGAACAGGCCAAATAAGGAAATTACGCAGCCAGCTGCAAAAAGAAAGggatgaaagaacaaaaaaagcaaag atgGTTGCTAAAGCTTATGAAGATGAACTAAGAATTTATGAAGCTAGGGAAAGGCTCAGACTTTCCAAGCTCAGAGAAGTCATCAAGGAAATG GAACaagaatacaaagaaaacatctttaaagaacCTCCAAAAATGCCTCAGCCAGTGAAAGTTTATTCTAGAAAAACCACACCTCGGAATCCCAAATACAGCCAGTGGATTCCAAAACGAGGGACTGCGAAGCCAAAGAAAGCAGCTCCAA TGAAAGTAAGAGACGATGACCTCCTATTTCAGCTACTGGAAGAGTTTCCCCACCTACATATTTCCCACCATACTATGAATAAAATGTGGCAGCAACAGCTTGCACATACTGAACAACTTAAGGCAGCTTCTGGCAGAACTAGACCAAAACTCCAAAATGAA gTTCAACAAGCTCTGAAGAAGCATGAGCTTCTTGTTGCGATTATTAAAAAAGATCAAGACCATAACAAGAGACTG CAAGAATTTAAGCAACGTATCTGCCGACAGAAATGGGCTCAGAATAAAGTGAGAGAGAAACGCCAGCAAGTTGCTCGAGCCAGGAAATATTATGAAGATTACCGGGTTCAGCTGCGTGCCAAGATGATGCGGGCTAGGACACGGGAAGAAAGG atatttaaaaaattatttgaagaagGCTTAGAAATTCAGAAGCAAAGACTGAAGGACTTGAGAGCATATGCTCAAGAGAAGCATGCTGAGCAAAGGAGAGTGCATCAAAATGAGTTGGAGTCTATGGAGAACTATTACAAAGATCAG TTTTCCATGCTAGCAGAAGCTTTATCTCAAGAGCGCCAAGAAATCCAAACCAGAGAGAAAGCACAAACAcaa atgctacagaaaacaaaaagagaattAAGATCaaggatggaaaaggaaatacagcaaCTGCAAGCAGCAATAATGCAAAGTGATGATGACACCTTTTTTCAAGAACTAGAAGCAGACAGACTGAAATCTAGACTTCAGATGGCTTCCTTTCAGTATAGCAAAAGCCATTTCTTCTAA